The Catellatospora citrea DNA segment CACGCTCGACCTCGACGCCGCCTCGATCCTGGCCAACGCCCTGGCCGCCGGCCCGGCCACCCCGAGTGCCCCGAGCAAGCCCGGCCTGCCGTTGCCGACGCTGCCGCTGCCGCTGCCCAGCCTGCCCGCGCTGCCGCTGCCGAGCCTGCCCGCGCTGCCGCTGCCGGTGCCCAGCGGCATCCTGCCCAGCGGCATCCTGCCGGGCCTGCCCGGGCTGCCGCTGGCCGCGACCACGGCGACCCGCGACGGGCGGTGGGACCCGGCGACCGGCGAGGTGGTCCGGGTGCGCGGCGGCCTGCCCGAGCTGCTCACGGGAGGCCAGGCATGATCCTCACTCGGCTCGCCCGGTTTCAGCTGCTGGTGTTCGCGCTGGTGGCGGTGCTCGGCGTCGGCTACGTCGCGGTGCGCTACGTAGGCGTCGGCGACGGGCTGACCGGCCGGTACACCGTGCACGCCGACTTCGCGGTGGCCGGGGGCATCTTTGAGAACGCCTCGGTCACGTACCGCGGGGTGCCGGTGGGCCGGGTCGACGCCGTGCGCCTGCACGGCGACGGGGTGCGCGTCGACCTGCGCCTGGACGGCGGCACCCGGGTGCCCGCCGACCTGCGCGCGGTGGTGGCGCACCGGTCCGCCGTCGGCGAGCAGTACGTCGACCTGCGCCCCGAGACCGACGCCGGGCCGTACCTGGCCGACGGCGACGTGATCCCGGCGAGCCGGACCGGGGTGCCGCTGCCGGTGGAGACGCTGCTGTCGAACCTGGACGCGCTGGTCGCCTCCGTCGACCCGGCGGAGCTCGGGGTGCTGGTCGACGAGCTGGGCACCGCGTTCGCGGGCAACGAGAGCGCCCTGCGCACCCTGCTCGACTCCGGTGACGCGCTGCTCACCGACGCGAACACGTACCTGCCGCAGACCGTGGCGCTGATCCGGGACTCGGCCACCGTGCTGGAGACCCAGGCACGGTCCGCCGACGAGATCCGCCGGTTCGCCAAGGCCCTCGCCCAGCTGTCCGCGACGGTGCGAGCCGCGGATCCGGACCTGCGCCGGCTGCTGGCCAGCGGGCCGCCCGCCTCGGCGGAGCTGCTGGCGCTGCTGCGCGACCTCGACCCGTCGCTCGGCCCGCTGCTGGGCAACCTGATCACGGTCAACGGGGTCGCCGTGCGCCGCCTGAACGGCATCGAGCAGATCCTGGTGACGTACCCGCTGGTGGTCGCGGGCGGGTTCACCGTCGCGCCCGGTGACGGCACGGCGCACCTGGGCCTGGTGCTGAACGTCGGCGACCCGCCGGCCTGCAACTACACCAAGTCCGGACAGTCCCTGCGGTGCACCGGCGCCGAGCTGGGACGCGGTTCGGGCGTACGCAGCTCCACTCAAGCCCCGCGGGGTGGTGCCCCTCCGTCCCCCGCGCCCCTGGGCGCGGGTGCGGCGCCCGCGGGCCCGGGCGCCGGCGCGAGCCCCATCGCGCCGGCGCCCGGCACCACCGTCGCCGGGTACGACCCGGTGACCGGGCTGGTGATCGGGCCGGACGGGCTGCCGCTGCAGTTCGGCGGCACCGGCGGGCAGGCCGCCACGGCGGGCGAGCAGTCCTGGAAGTTGCTGTTGCTCAACGGGCTCGCGCCCTGACGGCCTGACGAAGGAGACGACGATGAGACTCAGGTCGACCACGGTGCTGGCGGCCGCGCTGGTGATGGCGCTCGGCGCGGCCGGCTGGCTGGGCTGGCGCTGGCACGACACGCAGCAGCGGGAGCGGGCGCGCGAGCAGGCGGTCGCCGCGGCGCGCCAGTTCGTCGTGGACTTCGTGTCGGTCAGCGCCGCCACCATCGACCAGGACCTGGCCCGGGTCGCGGTCGCCGCGACCGGCGAGTTCGGCGAGCAGTTCCAGCAGGGCATGCCCGCGGTACGCGCGGCGGTGCTGGACAACAAGGTGGAGTCCACCGGGTCCGCGCTGCGGGCCGGGCTGGTGTCCGCCGACGCCGACTCGGCCGTGGTGCTGGTGGCCGCCGACGCGACGGTGAAGAACACGAAGGCGCCCGAGGGCCGGGTCGCCCACTACCGCATCCAGCTCGACCTGGCCCGCGACGCCGCCAGCGGCGCGTGGCTGGTCGCCAAGCTGCAGTTCGTGGGATAGGGGAGAGACGGTGACCGTGCAGATGGCCGTGACCGATGTGAAGCTCGACGACGCGCCGGCCGACGAGCCGCGCGACGGTGACGGGCCGGCGCGCCGACCGAGACCGGCGGTGCTCGTACTGTCCGTGGCGATCGCGATCGTGCTGGGCGTCGGGTGGTACCTGTGGTTCGACCGGGCGCGCCTGGGCGAGGCGGAGACGGCCGCGCGCGAGTGTGCGGCCGTGGCCCCGGCGGCCGCCGCGGCGCTGTTCTCCTACGACTACCGCACCTTCGACGCGAGCGCGGCGAGCGGGCGGTCCTTCGCGGCGGGCACGTTCGCCGAGGAGTACGCCCGCACCACCGCGTCGCTGAAGGACGCCGCGATCAAGGAGCAGGCCGTGGTGACCGCCCAGGTCACCGGCGTCAGCGTGGTCACGGCCGCACCCGACCGGGTGGAGTTGCTGGTCTTCGTCAACCAGTACCGGCGCAACGTGAACATCACCGGCGAGAAGGTCGACCAGAACCGGGTCGTGCTGACCTTCACCCGCACCGGCGGCGCCTGGAAGGTCACCACCGTCGCCGCGATCTGATCAGCAAGATCGTCCAAGGGAACCGGCCCCGGCCAGGGCGGCGTCACCGAGGATGGGGGTGTGGGCGGGGCGGTCGCGGGGGTGGTGCCGTACGCGCTGGGGGTGGCGGCCAGTCCGTTACCGATCATCGCGGTGATCCTCGTGCTGTTCTCCGACCGGGCCCGGATAGCCGGGCCCGCGTTCCTGGCCGGGGCGCTCGCCGGGGTGATCGCGGTGGGCGCCGCCGTCTACGTCCTCACCGGCTACGGCTACCTCGACGGCGACCACCAGGGCGGCACCGTCTCGCAGGTCGTGCGCATCGCGCTGGGGCTGGTCCTGCTGTACGCCGCATGGATGCACGTCGTGCGGCACCGCCGGGCCAACGGGCAGCACGCCATGCCGAAGTGGATGGCGAGCGCCGACCGCTGGTCACCGGTGAAGGCGGCGATCCTGGCGCTGCTGATGTACGGCGTCGACCCGAAGAACCTGGCCCTGTGCGTCGGCGCCGCCAAGAGCCTCGCCGCGTCGTCGACGGTCGTGGCGATGGTCGCGCTGAGCATCTTCGCGGTGCTGGCATGCCTGCCGGTCGCGGTGCCGGTGGTCCTCTACCTGGCCGGCGGCGACCGTGCCGCACGGCACCTCGACCGGCTCAAGACCTGGCTGTCCAAGCACCACCTGCTGGTCATGGCCGGGCTGCTGCTGGTGTTCGGCATCCTGCTGATCAGCCACGGCCTGCGCGGCATCCTCGGCCACTGATCCGATGCCGCCGGTCAGGCGAAGGCGGCCACCCGGGCGGCCAGCGCGTGGTGGCGATCCTGCCGGAATCCCGGCCGGAAGCCCTCGGTCCACGGCTTGCGCGGGCCTGCGAAGTGCATGATGCGCACGTCCGGGTCGGCCGGGCGGGGCTGCTGCTCCAGAAGGAAGCTGCGCATGTTGTTCCAGCGGTGCGGCAGTCGCAGCCATGTCCCGTACGCCACGAGGTTGAGCGCGTCCTGGTCCGGGAAGCGCAACCGGTCCGCGTGGTCGGCCAGGTAGGCCAGGCAGCGTGCCGACACCCGCTCGCGCCGCCACACGGGCAGGTTCATCAGCAGCACGCCGGAGTTGAAGTAGGGCGCGTCCGGGTCGTGTTCCGCGCCCGCCCCGGGCACGCCGCCGTGCGTGGCGAAGGTCGCGGTGAACGCGTCGCGGACCGCGGCCAGCGGCGCGTCGCCGAGGTCGACCTCCCACAGCGGGGTCAGGTCGCCGCACACCTGCACGTCCGCGTCGAGGTAGAGCAGCCGCCGCGCCTGGTCGCCGATCAGGTCGGGCAGGAGCAGGCGCAGGTACATGCCGGTGCTGACGTAGGCGAGCCACTCCTCGTCGACGACGGGCAGGGCGCGGAAGTCGTCGCCGGTGGTGAGCAGCCGCAGCCGGGCGCGTCCGGCGAACTGGCGGCGCAGGGCGGGCTCCCGTTCCTTGGCCACGTCGGTGGTGGTGAGCAGCCAGCACGTGATGTCCGCGCGCCCGGAGTGGCAGTCGAGCAGCGATTCGACGGCGACCTGGGCGTGGTCGGCGTATGCCTCGTCGAAGGCGAAGGCAATGTCCATAGGACATTGTCTATCATAGATCTAAAGATTTTACACCGTACACATTGTGTTCTTAACCGTAGACCGTCGACTCCTTGCACGGCACGCCAGGGCTCACTTCGCGCCGAGCAGGTCGATGAGCTGGGCGGCGTTGCGCTGGGCGTAGTCGGAGTAGCAGTTGTTCATCAGCACGTGGGTCTGCTCGGCCTCGCCGGACAGCTCGCGCAGCTTCGGCGCCCAGTCCTTCAGCTCGCGAGGTGAGTAAAGGTAGCCGAACTTCTCGTGGATGTCCTTGCTGGTCCACTTGTCACTGTGGCCGTGGAAGCGCACCGCCGCCAGGTCGGATGTGGCGGCGACCACGGGCGGCACCGAGTTCTTGTACCCCTGCGGCATGTCCACGCAGACGTACGGCAGCCGGTGCTTGCGCAGGAACTCCAGCGTCTCGGCGGCGTTGTCGTCCTTGAACCAGGATTCGTGGCGCAGTTCGATGCCGACCCGCAGCGGGGCGCAGCGTTTGGCGACCTCCAGCAGGTACTGCTTGTTGTCGCGGCGGATGGTGAACCACGGCGGGAACTGGAACAGGATCATGCCGAGCTTGCCGGCCTCGACCAGCGGATCCAGCGCGGACAGGATCCGGCTCCACACCTCCTCGTAGGCCTGCGGCTGCAGTCCGTCGGGGTAGACGTTGGGCTTGTCGGTCTCCGGGCGCAGGTCCTTGGGCAGCGCGCTCACCTTGGTCGGATGCCCGGTGAGCATGCTGAACGCCTTGATGTTGAAGACGAAGTCCTTCGGCGTGCGCGTGGCCCACAGCGCGACGGTGCTCTCGGCCGGTGCCGCGTAGTACGTCGCGTCGACCTCGACCAGCGGAAACTGGCGCGCGTAGTAGCGCAGGCGTTCCTCCGGCGTCTTCGCCGTCTCGGGATACCAGCCCGACGCCAGCAGCGTGCTGTCCGTCCACGAAGCGGTCCCCACCCGCACCTCGCCCACACCTCCCTCTTACCCCACCCCGCCCACCCCCACGCGTCGATCATGAACTTATGGCACGGCTCGACGGTGTGTCGCTCCCACAACTTCATGATCGACACGCCGTTGCCGCCGGTGGACCAGTGGAGATCGCTGTTTCCGGTCAGGATCTGCGGGTTCACCTGAGTTCTTGGCCGGAAACAGCGATCTTCGTGGGCCGTGCCGACCCGGTGCCCCGCGCCGACCCCGGTGACCCGCGGCGAACCGGGGTTGGGTCAGGCGGGTTCCAGGCGGGGGAAGAGGGGGGTGACCGGGGGCAGGGTGCCGTCGGCGTCGGCGGTGCACTGGGCGGTGATCAGGGAGGATGCGCCGGGCAGGAACGGGGCGAGCAGGTCGCCGAGCGTCACGCATGCGCCGAGGAGCACGGACAGCGCCGCGTCGAGGCGTGCCCCGGCCTCGGCGTCGCCGCCGCGTTCGGCCTTCGCGAACTCCCATGGGCGTACCCGGTCGATGTGCCGGTTGGCCTCCTCGACCACCGCCCACACCGCGGCCGCGG contains these protein-coding regions:
- a CDS encoding DUF72 domain-containing protein; this encodes MGEVRVGTASWTDSTLLASGWYPETAKTPEERLRYYARQFPLVEVDATYYAAPAESTVALWATRTPKDFVFNIKAFSMLTGHPTKVSALPKDLRPETDKPNVYPDGLQPQAYEEVWSRILSALDPLVEAGKLGMILFQFPPWFTIRRDNKQYLLEVAKRCAPLRVGIELRHESWFKDDNAAETLEFLRKHRLPYVCVDMPQGYKNSVPPVVAATSDLAAVRFHGHSDKWTSKDIHEKFGYLYSPRELKDWAPKLRELSGEAEQTHVLMNNCYSDYAQRNAAQLIDLLGAK
- a CDS encoding MCE family protein, coding for MILTRLARFQLLVFALVAVLGVGYVAVRYVGVGDGLTGRYTVHADFAVAGGIFENASVTYRGVPVGRVDAVRLHGDGVRVDLRLDGGTRVPADLRAVVAHRSAVGEQYVDLRPETDAGPYLADGDVIPASRTGVPLPVETLLSNLDALVASVDPAELGVLVDELGTAFAGNESALRTLLDSGDALLTDANTYLPQTVALIRDSATVLETQARSADEIRRFAKALAQLSATVRAADPDLRRLLASGPPASAELLALLRDLDPSLGPLLGNLITVNGVAVRRLNGIEQILVTYPLVVAGGFTVAPGDGTAHLGLVLNVGDPPACNYTKSGQSLRCTGAELGRGSGVRSSTQAPRGGAPPSPAPLGAGAAPAGPGAGASPIAPAPGTTVAGYDPVTGLVIGPDGLPLQFGGTGGQAATAGEQSWKLLLLNGLAP
- a CDS encoding glycosyltransferase family 8 protein; amino-acid sequence: MDIAFAFDEAYADHAQVAVESLLDCHSGRADITCWLLTTTDVAKEREPALRRQFAGRARLRLLTTGDDFRALPVVDEEWLAYVSTGMYLRLLLPDLIGDQARRLLYLDADVQVCGDLTPLWEVDLGDAPLAAVRDAFTATFATHGGVPGAGAEHDPDAPYFNSGVLLMNLPVWRRERVSARCLAYLADHADRLRFPDQDALNLVAYGTWLRLPHRWNNMRSFLLEQQPRPADPDVRIMHFAGPRKPWTEGFRPGFRQDRHHALAARVAAFA
- a CDS encoding GAP family protein yields the protein MGGAVAGVVPYALGVAASPLPIIAVILVLFSDRARIAGPAFLAGALAGVIAVGAAVYVLTGYGYLDGDHQGGTVSQVVRIALGLVLLYAAWMHVVRHRRANGQHAMPKWMASADRWSPVKAAILALLMYGVDPKNLALCVGAAKSLAASSTVVAMVALSIFAVLACLPVAVPVVLYLAGGDRAARHLDRLKTWLSKHHLLVMAGLLLVFGILLISHGLRGILGH